A section of the Bradyrhizobium oligotrophicum S58 genome encodes:
- a CDS encoding DUF2842 domain-containing protein, giving the protein MTIRTRKFLGAVALLLLAFAWSMMGMVMAQFPLIANSGWLQAVYYVVVGIGWVLPAMPIVSWMLRPDPERQQS; this is encoded by the coding sequence ATGACGATCCGCACCCGCAAATTCCTCGGCGCCGTCGCGCTGCTCCTGCTCGCCTTCGCCTGGTCGATGATGGGCATGGTGATGGCCCAATTCCCCCTGATCGCCAATTCCGGCTGGCTGCAGGCGGTGTATTACGTCGTCGTCGGCATCGGCTGGGTGCTGCCGGCGATGCCGATCGTGAGCTGGATGCTGCGCCCTGACCCGGAGCGACAGCAAAGCTGA